A part of Geothrix oryzae genomic DNA contains:
- a CDS encoding SWIM zinc finger family protein, translated as MISHADRFGATWWGRLWIQGLEKLGDDYENRLPRGKKYAEDGHVSHFGVQPGEIQARVHGRKTYNVTLGLPALTPTQWEKALDRIAQESRFVASLLAGEMPQGLDETFREAGASLYPRVPKELQTHCDCPDWANPCKHVAAVCYVMAEALDRDPWLLFDLRGKTRDEVMQALQSALDAAAVAAPKKRGRPPKKRQTVADLLGREQAQPEPWRRLPDEAYDALPMPLPEVGIPRVIPPDPSVFTQLGPLPHARIETSLCLAALMHRTAQWVLQQIEEGPRRLDDGEGEDEPEQPASPFDTPIPSVTRPNRNWRHKKRRWGKKNGQS; from the coding sequence ATGATCAGCCACGCCGACCGCTTCGGCGCCACCTGGTGGGGCCGCCTCTGGATCCAGGGCCTCGAGAAGCTGGGGGATGACTACGAGAACCGCCTGCCCCGCGGCAAGAAGTACGCGGAGGATGGCCATGTGTCGCACTTCGGCGTGCAGCCCGGCGAGATCCAGGCCCGCGTCCACGGGCGCAAAACCTACAATGTGACCCTCGGCCTGCCGGCCCTCACCCCCACCCAGTGGGAGAAGGCCCTGGACCGCATCGCACAGGAGAGCCGCTTCGTGGCCTCCCTGCTGGCGGGCGAGATGCCCCAGGGCCTGGACGAGACCTTCCGCGAGGCGGGCGCCAGCCTCTACCCGCGCGTGCCCAAGGAGTTGCAGACCCACTGCGACTGCCCGGACTGGGCCAACCCCTGCAAGCATGTGGCGGCGGTCTGCTATGTGATGGCGGAAGCCCTGGACCGCGATCCCTGGCTGCTCTTCGATCTGCGGGGCAAGACCCGCGACGAGGTGATGCAGGCCCTCCAGTCGGCCCTGGATGCCGCCGCCGTGGCGGCTCCGAAGAAGCGGGGTCGCCCGCCCAAAAAGCGGCAGACCGTGGCGGACCTCCTCGGTCGCGAACAGGCCCAGCCCGAGCCCTGGCGGCGCCTGCCCGACGAGGCCTACGATGCCCTGCCCATGCCCCTGCCCGAGGTCGGGATCCCGCGGGTGATCCCGCCGGATCCCTCTGTGTTCACCCAGCTGGGACCCCTGCCCCACGCCCGCATTGAGACGAGCCTCTGCCTCGCCGCCCTCATGCACCGCACGGCCCAGTGGGTGCTGCAGCAGATCGAGGAGGGGCCCCGCCGGTTGGATGACGGCGAGGGCGAAGACGAACCCGAGCAGCCCGCCTCCCCTTTCGACACCCCCATTCCCTCTGTCACCCGCCCCAACCGCAACTGGCGCCACAAAAAGCGACGCTGGGGCAAAAAGAACGGTCAGAGCTAG
- a CDS encoding DEAD/DEAH box helicase, with the protein MLNPFIQYRPQDRGFLLCMPEAVGAAEWVRALRTLPGELQGRERLTPAKAQIFLPDATLVEMHAVPLRWQRAYPWLSSLALHPGNAGPTLRYWATALRLLQSLVVRGAILPQLDTKGQPWKARWGVSLTSPSDRAALRQLAEAMPPAALAFPENDTWAFTKTVALGDLDAFDIEDDLAMPPAADAVLTAFLEDGADFIMRFVAGGLRAGDDPRLGLIHRLRGHKRDRLPWDERLMVALSHQLPEFPTIGITERTLGEQLAQWSEGARPQWVRPSLRLEAPPVPAADQTVQDADRLAEEGWILKVGLETEAGTDLGVARLWEPSTEPEVLQARQTLLRGLARAVPFFPALERALSGQRPEDLVLRPTEAWSFLTRGAAQLKEAGFLVHIPGDLADFGGAKRLRAKVRLGARSVEEDEPLAQAGLDGSVSADWSLMLGDDALSVEDFAQMASLKHPLVAWKGKWVALDPETLKQISTVIQASRGAGFESMTKGEALAAALTGTARIPGVSEAIEVEVAGDFGAALDDLKVLPDKPITQPATFHGQLRPYQLRGLAWLEGLSRLGLGGILADDMGLGKTIQVLALLLHRQEQSPQHGPATLLVCPTSLLGNWERELAKFAPSVPVFVHHGNNRNRLPATFKPHTLVLTTYGVVRREEETFASRAWGMVVVDEAQAIKNAGSAQAKAIRKLRGSFRLALTGTPIENRLTELWAIMSAGLPGYLGSETQFKEHFATPIEKYRDPDAAAELRQRIGPFILRRLKSDKTIIQDLPEKQEMKVFTTLSREQAELYQYRVEKMDEELDAVSGIERRGRILALLTHLKQICNHPSQFLKAQGPYRGRSGKLDRLTEMLEEVVEAGERALVFTQFKEMGDRLQIHLQDALGFELPFLHGGTTREGRDELVRSFQEDPDSSPVLLLSLKAGGVGLNLTAATHVFHFDRWWNPAVEDQATDRTYRIGQTKNVQVHKLVTIGTLEEKIDALLESKRDLADRVVGTGEGWLTELDDDALRRLVALDPDAELLDPDEGNGEEPEAKSEPKPVRRKVKEVAP; encoded by the coding sequence ATGTTGAACCCCTTCATCCAGTACCGCCCCCAAGATCGGGGCTTCCTGCTCTGCATGCCCGAGGCCGTTGGGGCCGCGGAGTGGGTGCGCGCCCTCCGCACGCTGCCCGGCGAACTCCAGGGCCGGGAGCGCCTCACCCCAGCCAAGGCCCAGATCTTCCTGCCGGACGCCACCCTGGTGGAGATGCACGCCGTGCCCCTGCGGTGGCAGCGGGCTTACCCCTGGCTGTCCTCCCTGGCCCTCCACCCCGGAAACGCCGGCCCCACCCTGCGCTACTGGGCCACGGCCCTGCGCCTGCTCCAGTCGCTGGTGGTCCGCGGGGCCATCCTTCCCCAGCTGGACACCAAGGGCCAGCCCTGGAAGGCCCGCTGGGGCGTGAGCCTCACCAGCCCCTCCGACCGGGCCGCCCTGCGCCAGCTCGCCGAGGCCATGCCCCCGGCGGCCCTGGCCTTCCCCGAGAACGACACCTGGGCCTTCACCAAGACCGTGGCCCTGGGCGACCTGGATGCCTTCGACATCGAAGATGACCTGGCCATGCCCCCCGCCGCCGACGCCGTGCTGACGGCCTTCCTGGAGGACGGCGCGGACTTCATCATGCGCTTCGTGGCCGGGGGCCTGCGGGCCGGGGACGACCCCCGCCTGGGCCTCATCCACCGGCTCCGGGGCCACAAGCGCGACCGGCTGCCCTGGGACGAGCGCCTCATGGTGGCCCTCTCCCACCAGCTGCCCGAATTCCCCACCATCGGCATCACCGAGCGCACCCTGGGCGAGCAGCTGGCCCAGTGGAGCGAGGGCGCGCGACCCCAGTGGGTGCGCCCCAGCCTGCGGCTGGAAGCCCCGCCCGTGCCCGCGGCCGACCAGACCGTCCAGGACGCGGACCGGCTGGCGGAAGAGGGCTGGATCCTGAAGGTGGGCCTGGAGACGGAAGCCGGGACCGACCTGGGCGTGGCCCGGCTCTGGGAGCCGTCCACCGAGCCCGAGGTGCTTCAGGCCCGCCAGACCCTGCTGCGCGGCCTGGCCCGCGCCGTGCCCTTCTTCCCCGCCCTGGAGCGGGCCCTCTCCGGCCAGCGGCCCGAGGATCTGGTGCTGAGGCCCACGGAGGCCTGGAGCTTCCTCACCCGCGGCGCCGCCCAACTGAAGGAGGCCGGCTTCCTCGTCCACATCCCCGGGGACCTGGCGGATTTCGGCGGGGCCAAGCGCCTGCGCGCGAAGGTCCGCCTGGGCGCCCGCAGCGTGGAGGAGGACGAGCCCCTGGCCCAGGCCGGGCTCGACGGCAGCGTCAGCGCCGACTGGTCGCTCATGCTGGGCGACGATGCGCTGAGCGTGGAGGACTTCGCCCAGATGGCGAGCCTCAAGCACCCGCTGGTGGCCTGGAAGGGCAAGTGGGTGGCCCTCGATCCCGAGACCCTCAAGCAGATCTCGACGGTCATCCAGGCCAGCCGGGGTGCGGGCTTCGAGAGCATGACCAAGGGCGAGGCCCTGGCCGCGGCCCTCACCGGCACCGCGCGCATCCCCGGCGTGAGCGAGGCCATCGAGGTGGAAGTGGCCGGCGACTTTGGCGCGGCCCTCGACGACCTGAAGGTCCTCCCCGACAAGCCCATCACCCAGCCCGCCACCTTCCACGGCCAGCTGCGCCCCTACCAGCTGCGCGGCCTCGCCTGGCTGGAGGGCCTGTCCCGCCTCGGCCTGGGCGGCATCCTCGCGGACGACATGGGCCTCGGCAAGACCATCCAGGTGCTGGCCCTGCTGCTGCACCGCCAGGAGCAGAGCCCCCAGCACGGCCCCGCCACCCTGCTGGTCTGCCCCACCTCCCTGCTGGGCAACTGGGAGCGCGAGCTGGCCAAGTTCGCCCCCAGCGTGCCGGTCTTCGTCCACCACGGCAACAACCGGAACCGCCTGCCCGCCACCTTCAAGCCCCACACCCTGGTGCTCACCACCTACGGCGTCGTCCGCCGCGAGGAGGAGACCTTCGCCTCCCGCGCCTGGGGGATGGTGGTGGTCGATGAGGCCCAGGCCATCAAGAACGCCGGATCGGCCCAGGCCAAAGCCATCCGCAAGCTGCGGGGGAGCTTCCGGCTGGCCCTCACCGGCACGCCCATCGAGAACCGCCTCACGGAGCTCTGGGCGATCATGAGCGCCGGCCTGCCTGGCTACCTCGGCAGCGAAACCCAGTTCAAGGAGCACTTCGCGACACCCATCGAGAAGTACCGCGATCCCGACGCCGCCGCCGAGCTGCGCCAGCGCATCGGCCCCTTCATCCTCCGCCGCCTCAAGAGCGACAAGACCATCATCCAGGACCTGCCCGAGAAGCAGGAGATGAAGGTCTTCACCACGCTGAGCCGCGAGCAGGCCGAGCTCTACCAGTACCGCGTCGAGAAGATGGACGAGGAGCTGGACGCCGTCAGCGGCATCGAGCGCCGGGGCCGCATCCTGGCCCTGCTCACACACCTCAAGCAGATCTGCAACCACCCCAGCCAGTTCCTGAAGGCCCAGGGCCCCTACCGCGGCCGCAGCGGCAAGCTGGACCGCCTCACGGAGATGCTCGAGGAGGTCGTGGAAGCCGGCGAGCGGGCCCTGGTCTTCACCCAGTTCAAGGAGATGGGCGACCGCCTCCAGATCCACCTCCAGGACGCCCTGGGCTTCGAGCTGCCCTTCCTCCATGGCGGGACCACCCGGGAGGGCCGCGACGAACTGGTGCGGAGCTTCCAGGAGGATCCCGACTCGTCGCCGGTGCTGCTGCTGAGCCTCAAGGCCGGTGGTGTGGGCCTCAACCTCACGGCCGCCACCCATGTCTTCCACTTCGACCGCTGGTGGAACCCCGCCGTTGAGGACCAGGCCACGGACCGCACCTACCGCATCGGACAGACGAAGAATGTGCAGGTGCACAAGCTCGTCACCATCGGCACGCTGGAAGAGAAGATCGATGCTCTGCTGGAATCCAAGCGGGACCTGGCGGACCGCGTGGTGGGCACCGGCGAAGGCTGGCTCACCGAGCTGGACGACGACGCGCTGCGCCGCCTGGTCGCCCTGGATCCCGATGCCGAGCTGCTGGATCCCGATGAAGGCAACGGCGAGGAGCCCGAGGCGAAGTCAGAGCCCAAGCCCGTCCGGCGCAAGGTCAAGGAGGTGGCGCCATGA
- a CDS encoding RpiB/LacA/LacB family sugar-phosphate isomerase, producing the protein MKLGFASDHAGFDLKERLKTWALSQGHEVVDFGTDGTASVDYPDFAHRAAEGRDRWERLVLVCGSGIGISIAANRHAGIRCALVTSPEHAALARQHNDANAIAFGQRLTDPLKAEYYLKSFLETPFEGGRHQGRVDKIEWKGC; encoded by the coding sequence ATGAAACTCGGATTTGCAAGCGATCATGCGGGGTTCGACCTGAAAGAGCGGCTCAAGACCTGGGCCCTGAGTCAGGGGCATGAAGTGGTGGATTTCGGCACGGATGGAACGGCCTCGGTGGACTACCCGGATTTCGCGCATCGGGCGGCGGAGGGCCGGGACCGGTGGGAACGCCTGGTGCTGGTCTGCGGATCCGGCATCGGCATCAGCATCGCGGCAAACCGCCATGCTGGCATCCGCTGCGCACTGGTGACCTCCCCTGAGCACGCGGCGCTGGCTCGGCAGCACAATGACGCGAACGCCATCGCTTTCGGCCAGCGGCTGACGGATCCGCTCAAGGCGGAATACTACCTCAAATCGTTCCTGGAAACACCTTTTGAAGGAGGGCGCCACCAGGGGCGGGTGGACAAGATCGAATGGAAGGGCTGCTGA
- the rph gene encoding ribonuclease PH encodes MRGNGELRSLVFETGVQLHAAGSCLVKVGRTHVLCAASLEAKVPGWMKGRGTGWLTAEYGMLPAATNTRSDREATKGKQQGRTVEIQRLIGRSLRQAVDLAALGERTLSVDCDVLNADGGTRCAAITGAWVAVALALRSQGLEAALIRQLAAVSVGLVEAGEGRRGLVLDLEYEEDHRAAVDCNLVAARPTMGAGGDLMLVEWQGTGEGRPFSRAEADGLVDLGLAGCATLMEVQRAALA; translated from the coding sequence ATGCGCGGGAATGGCGAGCTTCGAAGCCTGGTCTTTGAGACGGGCGTGCAGCTCCACGCGGCCGGCTCCTGCCTGGTGAAAGTGGGCCGGACCCATGTCCTGTGCGCCGCCAGCCTGGAGGCCAAGGTGCCGGGGTGGATGAAGGGACGGGGCACCGGCTGGCTCACGGCCGAATACGGCATGCTCCCCGCGGCCACGAACACGCGGTCAGACCGCGAGGCCACCAAGGGGAAGCAGCAGGGACGCACCGTGGAGATCCAGCGGCTCATCGGGCGCAGCCTGCGGCAGGCGGTGGACCTGGCCGCCCTGGGCGAGCGCACCCTCTCGGTGGACTGCGATGTGCTGAACGCCGATGGTGGCACCCGCTGCGCGGCCATCACCGGCGCCTGGGTGGCCGTGGCGCTGGCGCTGCGGTCCCAGGGGCTGGAGGCGGCCCTGATCCGCCAGCTGGCGGCCGTGAGCGTGGGCCTCGTTGAGGCCGGCGAGGGCCGCCGGGGCCTGGTGCTGGACCTGGAATATGAAGAGGATCATCGGGCCGCCGTGGACTGCAACCTGGTGGCGGCGCGCCCGACGATGGGGGCGGGCGGGGACTTGATGCTGGTGGAATGGCAGGGCACGGGCGAGGGCCGCCCGTTCAGCCGGGCCGAGGCGGATGGCCTCGTGGACCTGGGGCTGGCCGGGTGCGCGACGCTCATGGAGGTTCAGCGGGCGGCCCTCGCATGA
- a CDS encoding patatin-like phospholipase family protein, with translation MRRARLALGLPALVILGLPALLAGQVAPATPPPTPSPASASASPLAAVPAEPRRIEVTVQPPDMVFRFAPRVVIPGMPKVALALSGGGARGLAHIGVIQRLEEVGFPLGSVTGTSAGALVGALYASGFSGREIEELFRSRDLTRAFLEPLLRNPGETLGEQEEHESTFLSIERQKGQTTLAQGLRTGAEVQRTLQGLLARGAYFSGGDFDQLQRPLRILATNLETGQGRVFGNGDLVEAVRASMAVPGGFRPVMIDGQQYVDGALVENLPVFTAKEAFHPDVVIAVDISSPLERRQATSIFSVATRSLDLVVERRQWESRAEADFLIRPEIRDAPFLEYGGMAPKLVLQGREAFDARLEELGALLRRKAGGQELVAATRVVFESPYPIDASLEGLLAATLKPGAEGYRLLDIQILLQQILVHGLAQDAWATVDADRVLTIHMRPYPAMTELQVDAPAAWLPLVHQALAEEVKLGAPFNPQVFGGQMSQLVYRLLMEGSPLVDARGSSFDPATGRLRVVLQEPLITQVEVWAVPGPPVDEARLRRLLGELEGRPFRPSELQNRIALAEHRLYLSVLHYLIRPDGKGGCILTLVPVPQQRDRLDISLGYETTLGSQLGLAYRALNLGFQGTELNLSASRNRLQEQASLSLRSPFGFAPGAGVELTGNYWQQRLELPLNWTSPELPGGGPGARISASDLILRTYAGFSNLGTGKVSLDLGRRDAAFREAGLRQTQAQNTAYLSAEWDNFDRHTLPREGLLLRGRFGVGETKAGALPAGDFQQVYFRARGVHPFNQFLGADLDLEWSQGRHLPLDRWWALGGPSFVIGSRAVGYFAPNFAAVRFGVPFRVYAGLGLTLEAVPRFDMAWLSREATSLFRSDANLRPQGAGLMLRTTLSNFYVEVSYGFLRQRSPQETGQVSGSFNVLIGTQPFDLWKRR, from the coding sequence ATGAGGAGGGCGCGGCTGGCCCTGGGGCTTCCAGCCCTGGTGATCCTGGGGCTTCCAGCCCTGCTGGCGGGCCAGGTCGCGCCTGCAACGCCCCCTCCCACGCCTTCTCCGGCATCCGCTTCAGCCTCTCCTCTGGCGGCGGTCCCCGCGGAACCCCGGCGCATCGAAGTCACGGTGCAGCCCCCGGACATGGTGTTCCGCTTCGCGCCCCGGGTGGTGATCCCGGGCATGCCAAAGGTGGCCCTGGCCCTCAGCGGCGGCGGCGCCCGCGGGCTGGCCCACATCGGCGTGATCCAGCGCCTGGAGGAGGTGGGGTTCCCCCTGGGCAGCGTCACGGGCACCAGCGCCGGGGCCCTGGTGGGCGCGCTCTACGCCAGCGGCTTCTCGGGGCGGGAGATCGAGGAGCTCTTCCGCAGCCGGGATCTCACCCGCGCCTTCCTGGAACCCCTGCTCCGCAACCCGGGCGAGACCCTGGGCGAGCAGGAGGAACACGAGTCCACCTTCCTGTCCATCGAGCGGCAGAAGGGCCAGACCACCCTGGCCCAGGGGCTGCGGACCGGCGCCGAGGTCCAGCGCACGCTCCAGGGCCTGCTGGCCCGGGGCGCCTACTTCTCCGGCGGGGACTTCGACCAGCTGCAGCGGCCGCTCCGCATCCTGGCCACGAATCTGGAAACCGGGCAGGGGCGGGTGTTCGGCAACGGCGACCTGGTGGAGGCCGTGCGCGCGTCCATGGCTGTTCCGGGAGGCTTCCGGCCCGTGATGATCGACGGCCAGCAGTATGTGGATGGCGCCCTGGTGGAGAACCTGCCGGTCTTCACGGCCAAGGAGGCCTTCCACCCCGATGTGGTCATCGCCGTGGACATCAGCTCGCCCCTGGAGCGCCGGCAGGCCACCAGCATCTTCTCCGTGGCCACCCGCAGCCTGGACCTGGTGGTGGAGCGCCGCCAGTGGGAAAGCCGCGCCGAGGCCGACTTCCTCATCCGCCCCGAGATCCGGGATGCGCCCTTCCTGGAGTACGGGGGCATGGCGCCCAAGCTGGTCCTCCAGGGGCGCGAAGCCTTCGACGCCCGCCTGGAGGAGCTGGGCGCCCTCCTGCGCCGGAAGGCCGGCGGGCAGGAGCTCGTGGCGGCGACCCGGGTCGTCTTCGAGAGCCCCTATCCCATCGACGCCTCCCTGGAGGGGCTGCTGGCCGCCACCTTGAAGCCCGGTGCGGAAGGCTACCGGCTCCTGGACATCCAGATCCTCCTCCAGCAGATCCTCGTCCACGGGCTGGCCCAGGATGCCTGGGCCACGGTGGATGCGGACCGGGTGCTGACCATCCACATGCGGCCCTATCCGGCCATGACGGAACTGCAGGTGGACGCCCCCGCCGCCTGGCTTCCCCTGGTCCACCAGGCCCTGGCCGAAGAAGTGAAGCTCGGCGCGCCCTTCAACCCCCAGGTATTCGGCGGCCAGATGTCCCAGCTGGTCTACCGCCTGCTCATGGAGGGCAGCCCCCTGGTGGATGCCCGGGGATCCAGCTTCGATCCCGCGACCGGGCGCCTCCGGGTGGTACTCCAGGAACCCCTGATCACCCAGGTGGAGGTCTGGGCCGTGCCCGGCCCTCCTGTGGACGAAGCCCGCCTGCGGCGCCTGCTGGGCGAACTGGAGGGCCGGCCCTTCCGGCCCAGCGAGCTCCAGAACCGCATCGCCCTGGCCGAGCACCGCCTGTATCTCTCCGTGCTGCACTACCTGATCCGCCCGGACGGCAAGGGAGGCTGCATCCTCACCCTGGTTCCCGTGCCCCAGCAGCGGGACCGGCTGGACATCTCCCTGGGCTACGAGACCACCCTGGGCAGCCAGCTGGGCCTGGCCTACCGGGCCCTCAACCTGGGCTTCCAGGGCACCGAGCTGAACCTGAGCGCCTCCCGCAACCGGCTGCAGGAACAGGCGAGCCTGTCCCTGCGCAGCCCCTTCGGTTTCGCCCCCGGTGCGGGCGTGGAGCTGACGGGGAACTACTGGCAGCAGCGCCTGGAACTGCCCTTGAACTGGACCTCCCCGGAGCTTCCCGGCGGGGGGCCGGGCGCCCGGATCAGCGCCTCGGACCTGATCCTGCGGACCTACGCCGGGTTCAGCAACCTGGGCACCGGCAAAGTCAGCCTGGACCTGGGCCGCCGGGATGCGGCCTTCCGGGAGGCGGGGCTCCGCCAGACCCAGGCCCAGAACACCGCCTACCTGTCCGCCGAGTGGGACAACTTCGACCGCCATACGCTGCCCCGGGAGGGCCTGCTCCTGAGGGGGCGCTTCGGGGTGGGTGAGACCAAGGCCGGGGCGCTGCCCGCGGGCGACTTCCAGCAGGTCTATTTCCGGGCCCGGGGCGTCCACCCCTTCAATCAATTCCTGGGGGCCGACCTGGATCTGGAATGGAGCCAGGGCCGCCACCTGCCCCTGGACCGCTGGTGGGCCCTTGGCGGTCCCTCCTTCGTCATCGGCTCCCGGGCCGTGGGCTACTTCGCCCCCAACTTCGCCGCCGTGCGGTTCGGCGTGCCCTTCCGGGTCTACGCCGGGCTGGGGCTCACGCTGGAGGCGGTGCCCCGCTTCGACATGGCCTGGCTGTCCCGGGAGGCGACCAGCCTCTTCCGTTCGGACGCGAACCTCCGTCCCCAGGGGGCCGGCCTCATGCTGCGCACCACCCTGTCCAATTTCTATGTGGAAGTGTCCTACGGCTTCCTCCGGCAGCGGTCACCCCAGGAAACCGGGCAGGTCTCCGGCAGCTTCAATGTGCTCATCGGAACCCAGCCCTTCGATCTCTGGAAGCGCCGGTAG
- the gcvPA gene encoding aminomethyl-transferring glycine dehydrogenase subunit GcvPA — protein sequence MRYLPSSPVEDRALLDTIGVARAEELLAGIPEALRLKRDLDLPTQGSEQEVAWEMMGLANKNTRFCAQFLGAGAYDHFVPSAIDAMVSRQEWFTAYTPYQPEISQGTLQHIFEYQTLICDLAGLDVTNASLYDGGTACVETALMAVRVAKKRNTVLVSRGLHPLYREVLKTNFAPHDDLQLVEVGLKNGVTDLADLQAKLNGDVAAVMVGYPNFLGAVEDLTALAGPVHAAGALLVSVTQEALAFGWLEAPGKAGADMACGEAMSFGNKPTFGGPFLGFLAVKDAHKREIPGRVVGQTKDLEGRTGYVLTLTAREQHIRRDKATSNICSNQGLVALRANIFLQLAGPEGLRGLAEQNAAKAQYLRQRLLELPDMEPVDDPPFFNEFVLRYRGDMAALQEACLAESLLPGLDLGRFYPEYEGCILWCATELHTRRMIESLVEILARVPATV from the coding sequence ATGCGCTACCTGCCCTCTTCCCCTGTCGAGGATCGTGCCCTCCTGGACACCATCGGCGTCGCCCGCGCCGAGGAGTTGCTGGCGGGCATCCCGGAGGCCCTGCGGTTGAAGAGGGACCTGGACCTGCCCACCCAGGGCTCCGAGCAGGAAGTGGCCTGGGAGATGATGGGCCTGGCCAACAAGAACACCCGCTTCTGCGCCCAGTTCCTGGGGGCCGGCGCCTATGACCACTTCGTGCCCTCGGCCATCGATGCCATGGTGAGCCGCCAGGAGTGGTTCACGGCCTACACGCCCTACCAGCCCGAGATCAGCCAGGGCACGCTCCAGCACATCTTCGAGTACCAGACCCTCATCTGCGACCTCGCGGGTCTGGATGTGACGAATGCCAGCCTCTACGACGGCGGCACCGCCTGCGTGGAGACGGCCCTCATGGCCGTGCGCGTGGCGAAGAAGCGCAACACCGTCCTGGTGAGTCGCGGCCTGCACCCGCTCTACCGCGAGGTGCTCAAGACCAACTTCGCGCCCCATGACGACCTCCAGCTGGTGGAGGTGGGCCTCAAGAACGGCGTCACCGACCTGGCCGACCTGCAGGCGAAGCTGAATGGGGATGTGGCCGCCGTGATGGTGGGCTACCCCAACTTCCTGGGCGCCGTGGAGGACCTGACGGCCCTGGCCGGCCCCGTCCACGCCGCCGGCGCCCTGCTGGTGAGCGTCACCCAGGAGGCCCTGGCCTTCGGCTGGCTGGAGGCCCCCGGCAAGGCCGGCGCCGACATGGCCTGCGGCGAGGCCATGTCCTTCGGCAACAAGCCCACCTTCGGCGGCCCCTTCCTGGGCTTCCTCGCGGTGAAGGACGCCCACAAGCGCGAGATCCCGGGCCGCGTGGTGGGCCAGACCAAGGATCTGGAAGGCCGCACGGGCTATGTGCTCACGCTGACGGCCCGCGAGCAGCACATCCGTCGCGACAAGGCCACCAGCAACATCTGCTCGAACCAGGGGCTCGTGGCCCTGCGCGCCAACATCTTCCTCCAGCTGGCGGGCCCCGAGGGCCTGCGCGGCCTGGCGGAGCAGAACGCCGCCAAGGCCCAGTACCTGCGCCAGCGCCTGCTGGAGCTGCCGGACATGGAGCCGGTCGACGACCCGCCCTTCTTCAACGAGTTCGTGCTGCGCTACCGGGGCGACATGGCGGCGCTGCAGGAGGCCTGCCTCGCGGAGAGCCTGCTGCCGGGACTGGACCTGGGCCGCTTCTACCCCGAATACGAAGGCTGCATCCTCTGGTGCGCCACCGAACTCCACACCCGCCGGATGATCGAGAGCCTCGTCGAAATCCTGGCCCGCGTCCCCGCCACCGTCTGA